Proteins from a genomic interval of Oharaeibacter diazotrophicus:
- a CDS encoding glycosyltransferase produces the protein MTARSILLHTRASGGGGAERVFATLATGLAARGHRVVLAVDHVETGFRAGPGVELVETGGGHARGLLRLAGLIRRLAPDVAAGAVSVSNVKLAAAAVLAGRGTPLVLSYHGFEEWKTGRLSALAYTGMPLLRRRAARIVAVSDGLAAALVGRWGADPARTVRIHNPVALPPLVPLAAAALAARPPLVAAVGRLSPEKGFPDLVDAFARVTTAGARLAIGGEGPDRPAVEAAIARHGLAGRVTLLGALDGSAALFGAARVAAVPSRTEAFGMAVVEALAAGPAVVATDCPGPAEILGGGAFGRLVPVGDPVAMAGALDAALADPGDPAPRQARAAGFDVAHGLDAWEALFDAVVREAVRR, from the coding sequence ATGACGGCACGATCGATCCTCCTCCACACCCGCGCCTCCGGCGGCGGCGGCGCCGAACGGGTGTTCGCGACACTGGCGACCGGCCTCGCCGCGCGCGGCCATCGCGTCGTGCTGGCGGTCGACCACGTCGAAACCGGCTTCCGTGCCGGCCCGGGCGTCGAACTGGTCGAGACCGGCGGCGGCCACGCCCGCGGCCTGCTCCGCCTCGCCGGCCTGATCCGGCGCCTCGCGCCCGACGTCGCCGCCGGCGCGGTCTCGGTGTCCAACGTCAAGCTCGCGGCCGCGGCCGTCCTCGCCGGCCGGGGTACGCCGCTGGTGCTGTCCTACCACGGATTCGAGGAGTGGAAGACCGGCCGGCTCTCCGCGCTCGCCTATACCGGCATGCCGCTGCTGCGCCGACGCGCGGCGCGGATCGTCGCCGTCTCCGACGGGCTCGCCGCCGCCCTCGTCGGGCGCTGGGGCGCCGATCCCGCCCGTACCGTCCGGATCCACAACCCGGTCGCCCTGCCCCCGCTCGTGCCGCTCGCCGCGGCGGCGCTGGCGGCCCGGCCGCCGCTGGTGGCCGCGGTCGGTCGGCTGTCGCCGGAGAAGGGCTTTCCCGATCTGGTCGATGCCTTCGCCCGGGTGACGACGGCGGGCGCGCGGCTCGCGATCGGCGGCGAGGGGCCGGACCGCCCCGCCGTCGAGGCGGCGATCGCCCGGCACGGGCTCGCCGGACGGGTGACGCTGCTCGGCGCCCTCGACGGCTCGGCCGCGCTGTTCGGCGCGGCGCGGGTGGCGGCGGTGCCCTCGCGCACGGAGGCCTTCGGGATGGCAGTGGTGGAGGCGCTCGCCGCCGGCCCGGCGGTGGTGGCGACCGACTGCCCCGGTCCGGCCGAGATCCTCGGTGGCGGCGCCTTCGGCCGGCTGGTGCCGGTCGGCGATCCCGTGGCGATGGCCGGCGCGCTCGACGCCGCCCTCGCCGATCCCGGCGACCCGGCCCCCCGGCAGGCGCGCGCCGCCGGCTTCGACGTCGCGCACGGGCTCGACGCCTGGGAGGCGCTCTTCGACGCCGTCGTCCGCGAGGCCGTCAGGCGCTGA
- a CDS encoding DMT family transporter: MMLLGDFLFSANDAMGKWLVATYTVGQVLLIRSGAALLVMAPMIHRAGWRILIPTERPWTQVSRVALSIVELIAFYAAAVHLPIADVMTFYLAGPIYVAALSPWLLGERVGWRRWTAIAVGFVGVLIALKPSPETLSAPALISIFGSFAFALIVIQSRQLRNTPDLTLVFWQTAGAFAAGLVIAPFSWVPPTPRDWGLLAALGVVAMVAHLCINRALKLAPAAVVAPFQYTLLIWALVFGWTVFGDVPKTDMLIGGVIIVGAGLFIFERQKKVAPEAAETSVQDVV, from the coding sequence ATGATGCTGCTCGGCGACTTCCTGTTCTCGGCCAACGACGCCATGGGCAAGTGGCTGGTGGCGACCTACACCGTCGGTCAGGTGCTGCTGATCCGCAGCGGCGCCGCGCTGCTGGTGATGGCGCCGATGATCCACCGCGCCGGCTGGCGCATCCTGATCCCGACCGAGCGGCCGTGGACGCAGGTGAGCCGGGTGGCGCTGTCGATCGTCGAACTGATCGCCTTCTACGCCGCGGCGGTCCACCTGCCGATCGCCGACGTCATGACCTTCTACCTCGCCGGCCCGATCTACGTGGCGGCGCTGTCGCCGTGGCTGCTCGGCGAGCGGGTCGGCTGGCGACGCTGGACCGCGATCGCGGTCGGCTTCGTCGGCGTGCTGATCGCGCTGAAGCCGTCGCCGGAGACGCTGTCGGCGCCGGCGCTGATCTCGATCTTCGGCAGCTTCGCCTTCGCGCTGATCGTGATCCAGAGCCGGCAGCTGCGCAACACGCCGGACCTGACGCTGGTGTTCTGGCAGACCGCGGGCGCCTTCGCCGCCGGGCTGGTGATCGCACCCTTTTCCTGGGTGCCGCCGACCCCGCGCGACTGGGGCCTGCTCGCCGCCCTCGGCGTCGTCGCCATGGTGGCGCATCTCTGCATCAACCGCGCGCTCAAGCTCGCGCCGGCCGCCGTGGTGGCGCCGTTCCAGTACACGCTGCTGATCTGGGCGCTGGTGTTCGGCTGGACCGTGTTCGGCGACGTGCCGAAGACGGACATGCTGATCGGCGGCGTCATCATCGTCGGCGCCGGCCTGTTCATCTTCGAGCGCCAGAAGAAGGTCGCGCCCGAGGCGGCGGAGACGTCGGTGCAGGACGTGGTATGA
- a CDS encoding TadE/TadG family type IV pilus assembly protein, with translation MGRSAIADRAGSAVVIFALALLPVSLMVGVGIDFARAANTRSELQAVTDAAALMAARSYGAGVALSDLADVADAAITADTRSLHDPKVSEAPHLEDGGTQLCLAMADTVPTTFMALAGVRGVAVTTEACAALPAEEHFEISLVVDVSSSMIENARFDPMVTAVKSFVSSFADDAKMNKRTKIAIVPFSSRVNVGLTHTAWLQGFSGTAAVPDRWINPSKYYSSSSYSTLTWIDGQTIGKYNGKNYYWMGCVEPRSDVALRVMGTLDAAALSDAAPSAARFLAMDQNSESAKSFCPPPIVGLSADFAMLTSAAAALTSEGSTRLDAGMVAGWYTLSPKWRGSWPDTAAPLDVSATTHKIVVFMTDGRMNTQYGASTGKFDWLCTYAKSAACNTLATAHLDRICTAMKATGIAIYTVSYDEDADPAALADCATSSAHAFTASRNTTSTHYIRTIYEAIAADIRNGAVRLSL, from the coding sequence ATGGGACGATCGGCGATCGCGGATCGGGCGGGGAGCGCCGTGGTGATCTTCGCGCTGGCGCTGCTGCCGGTGTCGTTGATGGTCGGTGTCGGCATCGATTTCGCGCGGGCGGCCAACACGCGTTCGGAGCTGCAGGCGGTCACCGATGCCGCCGCGCTGATGGCGGCGCGTTCCTACGGGGCCGGCGTCGCGCTGTCCGACCTCGCCGACGTCGCGGACGCGGCGATCACCGCCGATACCCGTAGCCTGCACGATCCGAAGGTGAGCGAGGCGCCGCATCTCGAGGACGGCGGGACCCAACTCTGCCTCGCCATGGCGGACACCGTTCCCACCACCTTCATGGCGCTCGCCGGCGTTCGCGGCGTCGCCGTCACCACCGAGGCCTGCGCGGCGCTGCCGGCCGAGGAGCATTTCGAGATCTCTCTGGTGGTCGACGTCTCGTCCTCGATGATCGAGAACGCGCGCTTCGATCCGATGGTGACCGCGGTGAAGAGCTTCGTGTCGTCCTTCGCGGACGACGCCAAGATGAACAAGCGGACCAAGATCGCGATCGTTCCGTTCTCGAGTCGCGTCAACGTCGGCCTGACCCATACGGCGTGGCTGCAGGGCTTCTCGGGCACGGCCGCCGTGCCGGACCGGTGGATCAATCCGTCGAAGTACTATTCGTCGTCGAGCTACTCGACGCTCACGTGGATCGACGGGCAGACCATCGGCAAGTACAATGGCAAGAATTACTACTGGATGGGCTGCGTCGAGCCGCGCTCGGACGTCGCGCTCCGGGTGATGGGCACGCTCGACGCGGCGGCTCTGTCCGACGCCGCGCCGTCGGCCGCGCGCTTCCTGGCGATGGATCAGAATTCCGAGTCGGCGAAGAGCTTCTGTCCGCCGCCCATCGTCGGCCTCTCCGCCGACTTCGCCATGCTGACGTCGGCCGCCGCGGCCCTGACCTCCGAGGGGTCGACCCGGCTCGACGCCGGCATGGTCGCGGGCTGGTACACGCTGTCGCCGAAGTGGCGCGGCAGTTGGCCGGACACGGCCGCGCCGCTGGACGTGTCGGCGACGACGCACAAGATCGTGGTGTTCATGACCGACGGTCGGATGAACACCCAATACGGCGCCAGCACCGGCAAGTTCGACTGGCTGTGCACCTACGCCAAATCGGCCGCCTGCAACACGCTGGCGACCGCTCACCTCGACCGGATCTGCACGGCGATGAAGGCGACGGGGATCGCGATCTACACCGTCTCCTACGACGAGGACGCCGATCCGGCCGCCCTCGCCGACTGCGCGACATCTTCCGCCCACGCCTTCACGGCGTCGCGGAACACGACGAGCACCCATTACATCCGGACGATCTACGAGGCGATCGCCGCCGACATCCGCAACGGCGCCGTCAGGCTGTCGCTCTGA
- a CDS encoding DUF883 family protein, translating to MSSTASSNDDVAELRREISRLSGLVSDMAQTRYAKVKDQAAGVAQEVVDRGSELGEEAYRRASAMEREVERSIRDRPLTAVALAATAGYLLGLFSRR from the coding sequence ATGAGCTCCACCGCCTCCTCCAACGACGACGTCGCCGAGCTCCGGCGCGAGATCTCCCGCCTGTCGGGCCTCGTGTCGGACATGGCGCAGACCCGCTACGCCAAGGTCAAGGACCAGGCGGCGGGCGTCGCCCAGGAGGTCGTCGACCGCGGCAGCGAACTCGGCGAGGAGGCCTACCGCCGCGCCTCGGCGATGGAGCGCGAGGTCGAGCGTTCGATCCGCGACCGGCCGCTGACGGCGGTCGCCCTCGCGGCGACGGCGGGCTATCTCCTCGGCCTGTTCTCGCGCCGCTGA
- a CDS encoding pirin family protein produces the protein MTAPLPSYLETLVVPRARDIGDFEVRRALPAAGRRMVGPFVFLDQMGPAEFLTGRGLDVRPHPHIGLATVTYLYEGEILHRDSLGSVQPIRPGDVNWMTAGHGITHSERTGPDVRAAGGPLFGIQSWVALPKGREDDAPAFVHHGRGSLPTIEAEGKRIRVVAGTLWGAASPVETASETIYADAILDAGASLPIDAVHEERAIYTLTGTVTIAGDVFEPGRLLVFRPGDRVTVTAATPARFLVLGGDPMDGPRHVWWNFVSSDPERIEEAKRRWSAGAFAAVPGESEFIPLPER, from the coding sequence ATGACCGCCCCGCTGCCGTCCTACCTCGAGACGCTCGTCGTGCCGCGCGCCCGCGACATCGGCGACTTCGAGGTCCGCCGCGCCCTGCCGGCCGCGGGCCGCCGCATGGTCGGCCCGTTCGTGTTCCTCGACCAGATGGGCCCGGCCGAGTTCCTGACCGGGCGCGGCCTCGACGTCCGCCCGCATCCCCACATCGGGCTCGCCACCGTGACCTATCTCTACGAGGGCGAGATCCTGCACCGCGACAGCCTCGGCAGTGTGCAGCCGATCCGGCCGGGCGACGTCAACTGGATGACCGCCGGCCACGGCATCACCCATTCCGAGCGCACCGGACCGGACGTGCGCGCCGCCGGCGGACCGCTGTTCGGCATCCAGTCCTGGGTGGCGCTGCCGAAGGGCCGCGAGGACGACGCCCCCGCCTTCGTCCACCACGGCCGCGGCTCGCTGCCGACGATCGAGGCCGAGGGCAAGCGGATCCGCGTCGTCGCCGGCACCCTCTGGGGCGCCGCCTCTCCGGTCGAGACGGCGTCGGAGACCATCTACGCCGACGCGATCCTCGATGCCGGCGCCTCGCTGCCGATCGACGCCGTCCACGAGGAGCGCGCGATCTACACGCTGACCGGCACGGTGACGATCGCCGGTGACGTTTTCGAGCCCGGCCGCCTGCTGGTGTTCCGCCCCGGCGACCGCGTCACCGTGACGGCGGCGACGCCGGCGCGCTTCCTCGTGCTCGGCGGCGACCCGATGGACGGGCCGCGCCACGTCTGGTGGAACTTCGTGTCGTCGGATCCGGAGCGGATCGAGGAGGCCAAGCGGCGCTGGTCGGCCGGCGCCTTCGCCGCGGTGCCGGGCGAGAGCGAGTTCATCCCGCTGCCCGAGCGCTGA
- a CDS encoding lytic murein transglycosylase: MPAARPARRLAILAAALVAAGPASAACRAGADGFGPWLESYKAEAVAAGVPASVVASALAGVSYDPAVIKKDRGQGVFSQTFLEFSTRMVEGYRVKAGLQQIAKNRALFDRIEATYGVPAEVLVGVWGLESDFGANTGSMATLDALATLAFDCRRPDRFRPELTAALEIVAAGDLTPAEMRGAWAGELGQTQFLPSNYVKYAVDFDGDGRRDLIRSKADVLASTANYLKSLGWQQGAPWLVEVRVPASMNWGEAHLAAKKSAAAWQAEGVSPAHGAIPAGEASLYLPMGRNGPAFLAYHNFDVYLGWNESLVYSTTAAYYATRLAGAPRVGQGNGPVDVLGAADIKAIQQALANRGLDPGPIDGKLGSRTREAVRAVQIQLGLPADGWPDHALLRAM; this comes from the coding sequence ATGCCCGCCGCCCGGCCCGCCCGCCGCCTCGCCATCCTCGCCGCCGCCCTCGTCGCGGCCGGCCCCGCGTCGGCCGCCTGCCGCGCCGGGGCCGACGGCTTCGGGCCCTGGCTCGAGAGCTACAAGGCCGAGGCGGTCGCCGCGGGCGTGCCGGCGTCCGTGGTCGCCTCGGCGCTCGCCGGCGTCTCCTACGACCCGGCGGTGATCAAGAAGGACCGCGGCCAGGGCGTGTTCTCGCAGACGTTCCTCGAGTTCTCGACCCGCATGGTCGAGGGCTACCGCGTCAAGGCCGGCCTGCAGCAGATCGCCAAGAACCGCGCGCTGTTCGACCGCATCGAGGCGACCTACGGCGTGCCTGCGGAGGTGCTGGTCGGCGTCTGGGGTCTCGAGTCCGACTTCGGCGCCAACACCGGCTCGATGGCGACGCTCGACGCCCTGGCGACGCTGGCGTTCGACTGCCGCCGCCCCGACCGCTTCCGCCCCGAACTGACCGCGGCGCTCGAGATCGTCGCCGCCGGCGACCTCACGCCCGCCGAGATGCGCGGCGCCTGGGCCGGCGAACTCGGCCAGACCCAGTTCCTGCCGTCCAACTACGTCAAATACGCCGTCGACTTCGACGGCGACGGCCGGCGCGACCTGATCCGCTCCAAGGCCGACGTGCTCGCCTCCACCGCCAACTACCTGAAGAGCCTCGGCTGGCAGCAGGGCGCGCCGTGGCTGGTCGAGGTCCGGGTGCCCGCCTCGATGAACTGGGGCGAGGCCCACCTCGCCGCCAAGAAGAGCGCGGCGGCGTGGCAGGCCGAGGGCGTCTCGCCCGCCCACGGCGCGATCCCGGCGGGCGAGGCCTCGCTCTATCTGCCGATGGGCCGCAACGGCCCGGCCTTCCTCGCCTACCACAACTTCGACGTCTACCTCGGCTGGAACGAGTCGCTGGTCTACTCGACCACCGCCGCCTACTACGCCACCCGCCTCGCCGGTGCGCCGCGGGTCGGCCAGGGCAACGGCCCGGTCGACGTGCTCGGCGCCGCCGACATCAAGGCGATCCAGCAGGCGCTGGCGAACCGCGGCCTCGACCCCGGCCCGATCGACGGCAAGCTCGGCTCGCGCACCCGCGAGGCCGTCCGCGCCGTCCAGATCCAGCTCGGCCTGCCCGCCGACGGCTGGCCCGACCACGCCCTGCTCCGGGCGATGTGA
- a CDS encoding ABC transporter permease, whose amino-acid sequence MTAALDILLTASLWAAVLRIATPLIFGTLGALICERSGVLNLGIEGIMTLGAMVGWLTVYQGGDLWTGLLAAAAAGAAFGLLHAALTVPLGLSQHVTGLGITLFSSSLTYFVFRLSVPVSSTPPTIEPFRPLAIPGLSDLPFLGEALFQQTAPTYLALAATAAVAWLLARTPLGLAVRMAGENPHAVEAQGLDPIRIRIGAVVAGSALMGLGGAFLTTAAFNSFFPTMIQGRGWVCIALVVFSSWKPGKALFGALLFALFDAYQLRLQHVVEGAVPYQLFLMVPYVLSILALVVMSRRARVPQALMQPYRRGER is encoded by the coding sequence ATGACCGCCGCGCTCGACATCCTCCTGACCGCCAGCCTGTGGGCGGCGGTGCTGCGGATCGCGACGCCGCTGATCTTCGGCACCCTCGGCGCGCTGATCTGCGAGCGCTCCGGCGTGCTCAATCTCGGCATCGAGGGCATCATGACGCTCGGCGCCATGGTCGGCTGGCTGACGGTCTACCAGGGCGGCGACCTGTGGACCGGCCTCCTCGCCGCCGCCGCCGCCGGCGCGGCCTTCGGCCTGCTGCACGCCGCGCTGACCGTGCCGCTCGGGCTGTCGCAGCACGTCACCGGGCTCGGGATCACGCTGTTTTCGTCCAGCCTGACCTATTTCGTGTTCCGCCTGTCGGTGCCGGTGTCGTCGACGCCGCCCACGATCGAGCCGTTCCGGCCGCTGGCGATCCCCGGCCTCTCCGACCTGCCCTTCCTCGGCGAGGCGCTGTTCCAGCAGACCGCGCCGACCTATCTCGCCCTCGCCGCCACCGCCGCCGTCGCTTGGTTGCTCGCGCGTACGCCGCTCGGACTGGCTGTGCGGATGGCCGGCGAGAACCCGCACGCGGTCGAGGCCCAGGGCCTCGACCCGATCCGCATCCGCATCGGCGCGGTGGTCGCCGGCAGCGCGCTGATGGGCCTCGGCGGCGCCTTCCTGACGACCGCCGCCTTCAACAGCTTCTTCCCGACCATGATCCAGGGCCGCGGCTGGGTCTGCATCGCGCTGGTGGTGTTCTCGTCGTGGAAGCCCGGCAAGGCGCTGTTCGGCGCGCTGCTGTTCGCCCTGTTCGACGCCTACCAGCTGCGCCTGCAGCACGTGGTCGAGGGCGCGGTGCCCTATCAGCTGTTCCTGATGGTGCCATACGTGCTGTCGATCCTGGCGCTGGTGGTGATGAGCCGCCGCGCCCGGGTGCCCCAGGCGCTGATGCAGCCCTACCGCCGCGGCGAGCGGTAG
- a CDS encoding ABC transporter permease, whose amino-acid sequence MQFVRRSHVPTRLLIAAPLAAVAVSLALSGLLIAAAGADPFEAYWKMLVGAFGSRLSITETLTRTTPLILTGLAAAVAFRARLWNIGAEGQFFVGALAVAALAHGVLAGTPAIVGTPLLLVAGAAAGALLLLVPLALRLRFGVDEVVTTLLLNFVVLLFVGMMIEGPLKDPMAFGWPQSVPVPGGLMLPKLVPRSRLTIGLLIALAAALAVAFVQARTVFGFEARAAGLAPRAAAFAGVSLPRTLVAVACLSGALAGLAGAVEVLSVKGFVTKDLSPGYGYSGIVVAMLAGLNPIGVVAGALFVGIVFVGADGMSRALGVPSFIADVIVAISLLSMLVALLFTSYEVRR is encoded by the coding sequence ATGCAGTTCGTCCGCCGCTCCCACGTGCCGACCCGCCTCCTGATCGCCGCCCCGCTGGCGGCGGTGGCGGTGTCGCTGGCGCTCTCCGGCCTCCTGATCGCCGCCGCCGGCGCCGATCCGTTCGAGGCCTACTGGAAGATGCTGGTCGGCGCCTTCGGTTCGCGGCTCTCGATCACCGAGACGCTGACGCGGACGACGCCGCTGATCCTGACGGGGCTCGCCGCCGCCGTCGCCTTCCGCGCCCGGCTCTGGAACATCGGCGCCGAGGGCCAGTTCTTCGTCGGCGCCCTCGCCGTCGCCGCCCTTGCCCACGGCGTCCTCGCCGGCACGCCGGCGATCGTCGGCACGCCGCTGCTGCTCGTCGCCGGCGCCGCGGCCGGCGCGCTGCTGTTACTTGTGCCGCTGGCGCTGCGGCTGCGCTTCGGCGTCGACGAGGTGGTGACGACGCTGCTCCTCAACTTCGTCGTCCTGCTGTTCGTTGGCATGATGATCGAGGGCCCGCTCAAGGACCCGATGGCCTTCGGCTGGCCGCAGTCGGTGCCGGTGCCGGGCGGGTTGATGCTGCCGAAGCTGGTGCCGCGGAGCCGGCTGACGATCGGTCTCCTGATCGCGCTCGCCGCCGCGCTCGCGGTCGCCTTCGTGCAGGCGCGCACCGTGTTCGGCTTCGAGGCGCGCGCCGCCGGTCTCGCCCCGCGCGCCGCCGCCTTCGCCGGCGTCTCGCTGCCGCGCACGCTGGTGGCGGTGGCGTGCCTGTCCGGCGCGCTCGCCGGGCTCGCCGGCGCGGTCGAGGTGCTGTCGGTGAAGGGCTTCGTCACCAAGGACCTGTCGCCGGGCTACGGCTATTCCGGCATCGTCGTCGCCATGCTGGCCGGGCTGAACCCGATCGGCGTCGTCGCCGGCGCCCTCTTCGTCGGCATCGTCTTCGTCGGCGCCGACGGCATGAGCCGCGCGCTCGGCGTGCCGAGCTTCATCGCCGACGTCATCGTGGCGATCTCGCTGCTCAGCATGCTGGTCGCGCTCCTGTTCACCAGCTACGAGGTCCGGCGATGA
- a CDS encoding ABC transporter ATP-binding protein, translated as MSRRTVLALSGVTKRFGALTANDDVSLALGEGEVLALLGENGAGKTTLMNILFGHYTADAGEVSVFGKVLPPGRPRAAIEAGVGMVHQHFTLAPNLTVLENVMIGTERLDAIASDRRKGRARLVAIAARFGLAVEPEARVGDLSVGERQRVEILKALYRDARILILDEPTAVLTQVEAERLFGTLKGMAAEGLSVIFISHKLGEVMGAADRVVVLRGGRVVAERDTRFTNRAELAELMVGRRVARPVRERRAPGPPLLVADAVDVVEGGAKRLDGVSFTVRSGEILGVIGVSGNGQAALGRLVSGLAPPAVGRLTLAGADIGRTPPRALVEAGVGRIPEDRHAEGAVGEMTVWENAVLERVREPRFSRRGLVDRAAARAFAAALIERFDIRGATPDTRTRLLSGGNMQKLILGRNLAGSPRLVVANQPTRGLDEGAIAAVHAELLAARAAGAGVLLISEDLDEVTALADRVQAIVKGRLSPSVDTDAADARTIGLMMAGVWET; from the coding sequence GTGAGCCGGCGGACCGTCCTCGCCCTCTCCGGCGTCACCAAGCGCTTTGGCGCGCTGACCGCCAACGACGACGTCTCGCTCGCCCTCGGCGAGGGCGAGGTGCTGGCCCTGCTCGGCGAGAACGGCGCCGGCAAGACCACGCTGATGAACATCCTGTTCGGCCACTACACCGCCGACGCCGGCGAGGTCTCGGTGTTCGGCAAGGTGCTGCCGCCCGGCCGGCCGCGCGCCGCTATCGAGGCCGGCGTCGGCATGGTGCACCAGCATTTCACGCTGGCGCCCAACCTCACCGTGCTCGAGAACGTGATGATCGGCACCGAGCGGCTCGACGCGATCGCGTCCGACCGCCGCAAGGGCCGCGCCCGGCTGGTGGCAATCGCCGCCCGCTTCGGTCTCGCCGTCGAGCCGGAGGCCCGGGTCGGCGACCTCTCGGTCGGCGAGCGCCAGCGCGTCGAGATCCTGAAGGCGCTCTACCGCGACGCCCGGATCCTGATCCTCGACGAGCCGACCGCGGTGCTGACCCAGGTCGAGGCCGAGCGGCTGTTCGGCACGCTGAAAGGCATGGCGGCCGAGGGGCTGTCGGTGATCTTCATCTCGCACAAGCTCGGCGAGGTCATGGGCGCTGCCGACCGCGTCGTGGTGCTGCGCGGCGGCCGCGTCGTCGCCGAGCGCGACACCCGTTTCACCAACCGCGCCGAACTCGCCGAGCTGATGGTCGGCCGCCGCGTCGCCCGTCCGGTGCGCGAGCGCCGCGCCCCCGGTCCGCCGCTGCTGGTCGCCGACGCCGTCGACGTGGTCGAGGGCGGGGCCAAGCGCCTCGACGGCGTCTCCTTCACCGTGCGCTCGGGCGAGATCCTCGGCGTGATCGGCGTCTCCGGCAACGGCCAGGCCGCGCTCGGCCGGCTGGTCTCGGGCCTCGCGCCGCCGGCGGTCGGGCGACTGACGCTCGCCGGCGCGGACATCGGCCGGACGCCGCCGCGGGCGCTGGTCGAGGCCGGCGTCGGCCGCATCCCGGAGGACCGCCATGCCGAGGGCGCCGTCGGCGAGATGACCGTCTGGGAGAACGCCGTGCTGGAACGGGTGCGCGAACCGCGCTTCTCGCGCCGCGGCCTCGTCGACCGCGCCGCCGCCCGCGCCTTCGCCGCCGCGCTGATCGAGCGCTTCGACATCCGCGGCGCGACGCCGGACACCCGGACGCGGCTGCTCTCCGGCGGCAACATGCAGAAGCTCATCCTCGGCCGCAATCTCGCCGGAAGCCCGCGGCTGGTGGTCGCCAACCAGCCGACCCGCGGCCTCGACGAGGGCGCGATCGCCGCCGTCCACGCCGAGTTGCTCGCCGCCCGCGCCGCCGGCGCCGGCGTGCTGCTCATTTCCGAGGACCTCGACGAGGTGACCGCGCTGGCCGACCGGGTCCAGGCGATCGTCAAGGGCCGGCTGTCGCCGTCGGTCGACACCGACGCCGCCGACGCCCGGACCATCGGCCTGATGATGGCCGGCGTGTGGGAGACCTGA
- a CDS encoding amidase has protein sequence MTAASPSPADATALADAVRRGETTAGALLEAALARAAETEALGAITFAAPDLAREDAARFDMFAARRSPRATRAPFGGLPFLMKDLGNAARGLPPAAGSPAIRRRVTDDGVDSALARRFRRAGLVPFALSTTPEFGLALTSEPPGGPVARNPWDPARSPGGSSGGAAAAVAAGIVAIAHGTDAAGSTRVPAAACGLVGLKPSRGATPNGPAFGNHLMGIAGELVLARAVRDVRTALLALSGAAEGPFADPDVDGFDLDGPLRIAVVPTAPGVAIGDEQAAAVETAGRILEAAGHRLVPVDAGALADLAARAGRIARAIFSASLAGWMDGLGVSDDEISPNAAAVRAEGAAMPAAALFAADRDGVLVAHGLWRLFEHADAILTPVLAGPPPLVGAFPPDHGDPDRLFAQMAATAPFAALANVGAVPALSVPCGADRGGLPIGVQILAPIGGDMLALALADLVAAERPVVFPHAIAGMPT, from the coding sequence GTGACCGCGGCGAGCCCGTCTCCGGCCGACGCCACCGCCCTCGCCGACGCCGTCCGGCGCGGCGAGACGACGGCGGGCGCCCTCCTCGAGGCGGCGCTCGCCCGCGCCGCCGAGACGGAGGCGCTCGGCGCGATCACCTTCGCCGCGCCCGACCTCGCCCGCGAGGACGCGGCGCGCTTCGACATGTTCGCCGCCCGCCGCAGCCCGCGCGCCACCCGCGCGCCCTTCGGCGGGTTGCCCTTCCTGATGAAGGACCTCGGCAACGCCGCCCGCGGCCTGCCGCCCGCCGCCGGCTCGCCCGCGATCCGCCGCCGCGTCACGGACGACGGCGTCGACAGCGCCCTCGCCCGCCGCTTCCGCCGCGCCGGGCTGGTGCCCTTCGCGCTCTCGACCACGCCCGAGTTCGGCCTCGCGCTCACCTCGGAGCCGCCGGGCGGCCCGGTGGCGCGCAATCCGTGGGATCCCGCCCGCTCGCCGGGCGGATCGTCGGGCGGGGCCGCCGCCGCGGTCGCCGCCGGCATCGTCGCGATCGCCCACGGCACCGACGCCGCCGGCTCGACCCGGGTGCCGGCCGCCGCCTGCGGCCTCGTCGGCCTGAAGCCCTCGCGCGGGGCGACGCCGAACGGCCCGGCCTTCGGCAACCACCTGATGGGCATCGCCGGCGAACTGGTGCTGGCGCGCGCGGTCCGCGACGTCCGCACCGCCCTGCTCGCGCTCTCCGGCGCCGCCGAGGGTCCGTTCGCCGACCCGGACGTCGACGGCTTCGACCTCGACGGCCCGCTCCGGATCGCCGTGGTGCCGACGGCACCCGGCGTCGCGATCGGCGACGAGCAGGCCGCCGCGGTCGAGACCGCCGGCCGCATCCTCGAGGCCGCCGGACACCGGCTGGTGCCGGTCGACGCCGGGGCGCTCGCCGACCTCGCCGCCCGCGCCGGCCGCATCGCGCGTGCGATCTTCTCCGCCTCGCTCGCCGGCTGGATGGACGGGCTCGGCGTTTCAGACGACGAGATCTCGCCGAACGCCGCGGCGGTGCGCGCCGAGGGCGCGGCGATGCCCGCCGCCGCCCTGTTCGCCGCCGACCGCGACGGCGTGCTGGTCGCCCACGGGCTGTGGCGGCTGTTCGAGCACGCCGACGCCATCCTGACGCCGGTGCTCGCCGGCCCGCCGCCCCTGGTCGGCGCCTTCCCGCCCGACCACGGCGATCCCGACCGGCTGTTCGCGCAGATGGCGGCGACCGCTCCCTTCGCCGCGCTCGCCAACGTCGGCGCCGTGCCCGCGCTGTCGGTGCCCTGCGGCGCCGACCGCGGCGGCCTGCCGATCGGCGTGCAGATCCTCGCCCCGATCGGCGGCGACATGCTGGCGCTGGCGCTCGCCGACCTCGTCGCCGCCGAACGCCCGGTGGTGTTCCCCCACGCGATCGCGGGGATGCCGACGTGA